A single region of the Synergistaceae bacterium genome encodes:
- a CDS encoding permease has translation MQEVVSGLAMEMTVLFSILACGYLVGRFELAGLRLGSSGVLLVGLVFGHYGFTVSPLLQNLGLACFVGSVGLMAGPAFVQNLKKQAMAYIFLGGFIIVIGALTTVLAMKGFHIPKALAVGVMTGALTSTPGLAAALETTGDAMASTGYGIAYPFGVVGVVLFVQLMPRLTRSDVAAAAAALDRAAEESAKKIPENLVVVDSLGLCPFAVSIILGLLIGQARVPMPGGGAFSLGTSGGPLLSGLLVGAWGRVWRFSCRVPGTTLNVLREVGLILFLAAAGTSAGRGFLEVAAQYGWSLFFTGALITLLPMLLAYFIARCFLGFSELDALSSICGGMTSTPGLGALIGVAKSTGVATAYAATYPSALLLIVFAAQLLAAL, from the coding sequence ATGCAGGAAGTGGTGAGTGGATTGGCGATGGAGATGACCGTATTGTTTTCGATCCTGGCCTGCGGGTATCTGGTTGGCAGGTTCGAACTGGCCGGTCTGAGGCTTGGTTCTTCGGGAGTTTTGCTGGTGGGGCTGGTGTTTGGACACTACGGTTTTACGGTGTCGCCGCTTCTGCAAAATCTGGGGCTGGCCTGTTTTGTGGGGTCTGTGGGACTGATGGCGGGGCCCGCCTTTGTGCAGAATTTGAAAAAACAGGCGATGGCTTACATTTTTCTCGGAGGGTTCATCATCGTGATCGGGGCTCTGACCACCGTTCTGGCGATGAAGGGGTTCCACATTCCAAAGGCCCTCGCGGTGGGGGTGATGACCGGCGCTCTGACCAGCACGCCCGGCCTTGCGGCGGCGCTGGAGACCACGGGAGACGCGATGGCCTCCACCGGCTACGGGATAGCGTATCCCTTCGGCGTGGTGGGGGTGGTGCTGTTCGTGCAGCTCATGCCACGGCTGACCCGCAGCGACGTGGCGGCGGCCGCGGCGGCGCTGGACAGGGCGGCTGAGGAATCCGCGAAAAAAATTCCGGAAAATCTGGTGGTGGTGGACTCGCTGGGGCTTTGTCCCTTCGCGGTTTCCATTATTTTGGGGCTTCTCATCGGACAGGCGCGCGTTCCCATGCCCGGAGGCGGGGCGTTCAGCCTCGGGACCTCCGGCGGTCCTCTGCTCAGCGGGCTTCTGGTGGGGGCGTGGGGAAGGGTCTGGAGGTTTTCCTGTCGGGTTCCCGGGACCACCCTGAACGTTCTTCGGGAGGTGGGCCTGATTCTTTTCCTGGCGGCGGCAGGGACCTCGGCGGGGAGGGGTTTTCTGGAGGTAGCCGCTCAGTACGGCTGGAGCCTTTTTTTCACCGGCGCTCTGATTACGCTGCTTCCCATGCTGCTCGCTTATTTCATCGCGCGCTGTTTTCTCGGGTTCTCCGAGCTGGACGCGCTGAGCTCAATTTGCGGCGGGATGACCAGCACGCCGGGACTTGGGGCCCTGATCGGAGTCGCGAAAAGCACCGGCGTCGCCACCGCCTACGCGGCGACCTACCCTTCGGCCCTGCTGCTGATCGTCTTTGCGGCTCAGCTTCTTGCCGCGCTGTAA